GAACTCCTCCTCGAAGCGGCTCGGCGGATACGGGAGGTTGTAGCCCCCGACCCTGAGCACCGGCGCCTCGAGGTGGTAGAAGCACTCCTCCTGGACTCGGGCCGCGATCTCCGCGCCGAGCCCGACGAAGGTCTGCGCCTCGTGGACGATGACCGCACGCCGGGTCTTCTGCACCGACTCCATGATGGTCGGCAGGTCCAGCGGGCTGAGGGTGCGCAGGTCGACGACCTCGAGGTTGCGACCTTCCTCCGCAGCGGCCTCGGCCGCCTGCAGGCAGGTCTTGACCATCGGGCCGTAGCACAGCAACGTCGCGTCCGTGCCCTCGCGGACCACGCGGGACTCGTACAGACCGAGCTCGGCGGTGCCCCCTTCGTCGATCTCGGTCTCGCCACGCTCGTGGTACCGGCGCTTGGGCTCGAAGAAGATCACCGGGTCGTCGGAGGCGATCGCCTGCTGGATCATCCAGTAGCCGTCGGCCGCGTTGCTGCAGGTGACCACCCGCAGGCCGGCGGTGTGCGCGAAGTAGGCCTCGTTGGACTCGCTGTGGTGCTCGACCGCGCCGATGCCGCCGCCGCACGGGATGCGGATGACCATCGGCAGCTTGAGGTGCCCGAGCGAGCGGGCGTGCATCTTGGCGACCTGGGAGACGATCTGGTCGAAGGCGGGGTAGACGAAGCCGTCGAACTGGATCTCCACCACCGGCCGGTACCCGCGCAGCGCCAGCCCGACCGCGGAGCCGACGATCCCTGACTCGGCGAGCGGGGTGTCGACGACCCGGTGCTCACCGAAGTCCTTCTGCAGACCCTCGGTGATGCGGAAGACTCCGCCGAGCGTGCCGACGTCCTCCCCCATGAGCACGACCTTGGGGTCCTTGTCCATCGCCGCGCGAATCCCGGCGTTCAGGCCCTTGGCAAGGCTGAGACGGGTGCCGCTCATGCCTGGCCCCCTTCCTCGGCGAAGCCGGCGTGGTAGGCGAGGAACTCCTCGCGCTCGGCCGCCACCAGGGGGTGGTGGTCGGTGTACTGGTGGTCGAACATCGTCGCCATCTCCGGGTCGGGCATCTCCTGGCAGGCCTTGCGCACCCGCACGGCGATCTCGTCGGCCTCGGCGTCGACGGCGGCGAAGAACTCCTCGTCCGCGTGGTTGCGCTCGGTCATGAAGCCGCGCATCCGCTTGATCGGGTCCTTCTCCTTCCAGATCTCGACCTCGGCGCTGCTGCGGTACTTGCTCGGGTCGTCGGAGGTCGTGTGCGCGCCCATCCGGTAGGTGTAGGCCTCGATCAGGGTCGGGCCCTGGCCGGAGCGAGCCTTGTCCAGGGCGTCCTTGGCGACCGCATAGGTGGCCAGCGGGTCGTTGCCGTCGACGAGCACGCCGGGGAATCCGAAGCCGCGGGCCCGCTGGTAGGGCGGGATGATGAACTGCGTCTCGTTCGGCTGCGAGATCGCCCACTGGTTGTTCTGCACGAAGAAGACGACCGGCGACTGCTTCACGGCCGCGAAGACGAGCGCCTCGTTGAAATCACCCTGGCTCGTGCCGCCGTCACCGGTGAAGGCCATCACGGCCGCGTCCCGGTCCGG
The DNA window shown above is from Janibacter sp. A1S7 and carries:
- a CDS encoding alpha-ketoacid dehydrogenase subunit beta is translated as MSGTRLSLAKGLNAGIRAAMDKDPKVVLMGEDVGTLGGVFRITEGLQKDFGEHRVVDTPLAESGIVGSAVGLALRGYRPVVEIQFDGFVYPAFDQIVSQVAKMHARSLGHLKLPMVIRIPCGGGIGAVEHHSESNEAYFAHTAGLRVVTCSNAADGYWMIQQAIASDDPVIFFEPKRRYHERGETEIDEGGTAELGLYESRVVREGTDATLLCYGPMVKTCLQAAEAAAEEGRNLEVVDLRTLSPLDLPTIMESVQKTRRAVIVHEAQTFVGLGAEIAARVQEECFYHLEAPVLRVGGYNLPYPPSRFEEEFLPTLDRVLDAVDRSLAH
- the pdhA gene encoding pyruvate dehydrogenase (acetyl-transferring) E1 component subunit alpha, which translates into the protein MSDNEVAGHARSRMEGAFQPSPEMGPTPPSQIYGHFSDENPEMVQFVDADGNRLETNETNAPYAKIVEEMTSEDARIIYRDLVLVRRIDAEGFALQRQGELGLWPSLFGQEAAQVGAGRALREQDYAFPGYREHGVAWCRGVPPENLLGMFRGVNHGGWDSNENNFHLYTIVIGNQMLHATGYAMGIAADGDMATGDPDRDAAVMAFTGDGGTSQGDFNEALVFAAVKQSPVVFFVQNNQWAISQPNETQFIIPPYQRARGFGFPGVLVDGNDPLATYAVAKDALDKARSGQGPTLIEAYTYRMGAHTTSDDPSKYRSSAEVEIWKEKDPIKRMRGFMTERNHADEEFFAAVDAEADEIAVRVRKACQEMPDPEMATMFDHQYTDHHPLVAAEREEFLAYHAGFAEEGGQA